A genomic region of Persephonella marina EX-H1 contains the following coding sequences:
- a CDS encoding cytochrome c oxidase subunit II encodes MVTSADVLWMLKIVYTIYAFAIISFIGWFGYRVTKKPDSNRTWLTPKVFYSYLGMLVVIGVGIHILTYNKVPWVAWELKKHKIQPDREINVHIKDHTFIIPEETPITIKCGEVVRFNVTSEDLTYGFGLFRENNSMVFQMQVVPQHRNVLLWKFTEERTFYVLSTEYSGPKGAYMKVPDAFKVVGCERLAMREGVR; translated from the coding sequence ATGGTCACATCAGCGGACGTGTTGTGGATGTTAAAGATCGTTTACACCATCTATGCATTTGCTATCATCTCATTTATAGGATGGTTTGGCTACAGGGTTACAAAAAAACCGGACTCAAACAGAACATGGCTGACTCCGAAGGTTTTCTACAGCTATCTCGGGATGCTTGTAGTTATAGGAGTAGGGATTCATATTCTTACCTACAACAAGGTTCCCTGGGTTGCATGGGAGTTAAAAAAACATAAAATCCAGCCGGACAGGGAGATAAATGTCCATATCAAGGATCACACATTCATTATCCCTGAGGAAACGCCTATAACAATAAAATGTGGTGAGGTTGTAAGGTTTAATGTTACAAGTGAGGATCTTACTTACGGTTTTGGACTTTTCAGGGAGAATAACAGTATGGTCTTTCAGATGCAGGTAGTTCCACAACATAGGAATGTTCTCCTCTGGAAGTTCACTGAGGAAAGAACTTTTTATGTTCTCAGTACAGAGTACTCAGGTCCAAAAGGGGCTTATATGAAGGTTCCTGATGCGTTTAAGGTTGTTGGATGTGAAAGATTAGCAATGAGGGAGGGGGTGAGATGA
- a CDS encoding cbb3-type cytochrome c oxidase subunit I encodes MSIKDILLKGYSGGLNHEGLSPLQKVTLRFVVIGLLFYGVAAIEGMIMRGYAVKPLPLIDESHYFSIMTAHPIVGIFGSTYLLVFGSFTFLVPYLMKKPIFSIKLANFTWLIMTVGTVLVWLSGFIYHYAPLYTIYWPLPVDFTQFSVAGGFMFVLGVAFIMIGTLAFIFNTYATVFHTPKGQKKQPVKPLLMSAFGIDGFLNIVNKIRGKEPYVKEPPLSLPIVAIFRGTVDTFLDALVILSAGLLILFYIGNEVFSWGLHYHAVDALLYKNIFWWGLDLIADGLVLIYVAGTWYLLAMIISGRNLFMQNIARAALLLELLVSWAVWSHHLLSDQPQPEIMKLASGEMITAFELITQGLAFFITLTTLWLARPLKMSNELKFLLGGLLGFALAVPAGIIQADLGMNRLLHNTQWVAGAHFHVAILVGLTMTLYSAIYVLFPILTNNSVKLYSQKLANWHFWLHLIGGIGMGAFMGMAGIDGMLRRHIYTEGEYMIYMIPAAVFGFMLILAWVLFMFNIVATIGLKGLIGIFRPSSIDRDVVVPETAAAVQKG; translated from the coding sequence ATGAGTATAAAGGATATTCTTTTAAAAGGTTACAGCGGTGGCCTTAATCATGAGGGACTAAGTCCACTTCAAAAGGTAACACTGAGATTCGTTGTTATAGGTCTTTTGTTCTATGGTGTTGCAGCTATAGAAGGTATGATTATGAGAGGTTATGCAGTAAAACCTCTCCCTCTTATAGATGAGAGTCATTACTTCTCTATTATGACAGCACATCCTATAGTTGGTATATTTGGTTCAACATATCTCCTTGTCTTTGGATCTTTCACATTTCTCGTTCCATATCTGATGAAAAAACCTATTTTCAGCATAAAGTTAGCTAACTTTACATGGCTTATAATGACGGTGGGAACAGTTCTTGTATGGCTTTCAGGTTTTATCTACCATTACGCACCTTTATACACAATATACTGGCCTTTACCTGTTGATTTTACACAGTTCAGTGTTGCAGGTGGTTTTATGTTTGTCCTCGGTGTTGCCTTTATTATGATAGGGACGTTAGCTTTTATCTTTAATACTTACGCAACTGTGTTTCATACACCTAAGGGGCAGAAAAAACAGCCGGTAAAACCACTTCTTATGAGTGCATTTGGTATTGATGGATTTTTGAATATCGTCAATAAGATAAGAGGGAAAGAGCCTTATGTTAAAGAGCCGCCTCTCTCACTTCCTATTGTTGCCATATTCAGGGGAACTGTTGACACATTCCTTGATGCCCTTGTTATTCTTTCAGCAGGATTGCTTATACTCTTTTATATAGGAAATGAGGTTTTCAGCTGGGGATTGCACTATCATGCGGTTGATGCACTTCTTTACAAAAATATATTCTGGTGGGGTCTTGATCTTATAGCTGATGGGCTTGTTCTGATATATGTTGCCGGTACATGGTATCTCCTTGCTATGATAATATCAGGAAGAAATCTGTTCATGCAGAATATAGCGAGAGCAGCACTTCTTCTTGAGCTTCTCGTTTCATGGGCTGTATGGAGTCACCACCTTCTATCTGACCAGCCTCAGCCTGAGATCATGAAGCTTGCATCAGGTGAGATGATAACAGCATTTGAGCTTATAACGCAGGGTCTTGCATTCTTTATAACTCTTACGACTCTATGGCTTGCAAGACCTTTAAAGATGTCAAATGAGCTTAAGTTTTTACTTGGTGGTCTTCTCGGGTTTGCACTTGCAGTTCCTGCAGGTATAATACAGGCTGATTTAGGTATGAACAGACTTTTACATAACACACAGTGGGTAGCAGGAGCCCATTTCCATGTTGCCATTCTTGTAGGTCTTACAATGACTCTTTACAGTGCTATATATGTTCTATTCCCTATACTCACGAACAACTCAGTGAAACTTTACAGCCAGAAACTGGCAAACTGGCATTTCTGGTTGCATCTGATAGGTGGTATAGGAATGGGGGCGTTTATGGGAATGGCAGGGATAGACGGTATGCTGAGAAGACATATTTACACAGAAGGGGAGTATATGATCTATATGATTCCTGCTGCTGTTTTTGGTTTTATGCTGATACTCGCATGGGTACTTTTCATGTTCAATATAGTGGCAACTATTGGTCTTAAAGGTCTGATAGGGATATTCAGGCCATCAAGTATAGACAGGGATGTTGTTGTACCTGAAACAGCAGCAGCTGTTCAGAAAGGATAG
- a CDS encoding UvrD-helicase domain-containing protein has product MERINYIASAGTGKTYTLVEKIVDEYIIRKRINIDQVFVSTFTEKAASELKSRIYARIKEKIYENQKNPDQLKLLFSNFRNVQHSYIGTIHSLLLRILKANPDKSGITEDIKVIDDLQQEALFFESFEIFLEKNRERAGILANYFSGKNQIYTVFKNIYANLWKIERYRKESIEEREGYIKRLKEKALKLLDDFIKDHYRDFVDSQEFLKTDLKDIYTKIKQERFTQIKVEKNKNFPKLLKHKNVKNHRSLKSLDKEKVLELEDQLINTLEELRNNALYLNFLIILDNFDEFLQIFEEKKRENHLITYSDIILRSKEIFLRYPDLLEEYRERFKAFFIDEFQDTDQIQTDIIRMLSERSDLIVFGDPKQCIYEWRSADLYNYISFTEDFEERTLNVCYRSGPSLVGFFNLFFVENDFLNRDYSNRKVKELYHLEEKYIPELFYSSEKSLDITDPVEIVKTESDTEPVALAEKIKQLLNSGYSPEDILVLFRSRSKTDRYIQELRKSNIPFISFLSSNFYNSVEVITVLNILKLIQYPYDQLTLLKVLKSPVFSFSDKEIYQIRNDLYIDRIPQLKEIKRLEEIKDSLNISQILDRVYRDLPVLEIFSLYPDGKQKVANLEKLKFIADRLEGENFQLRDFIQFLEDNRYKDEEDALITTDDRFVKVMTMHRSKGLEAKVVIIPGLSERINRSTNGFFTVEDEIMVRIRDDYNREVARTLNFDEEKVKRKIYLEEKRLLYVAFTRAKERLILFYSGSKGYMNEIETVIERINGKEVTVYTQDRKPVSFKLEIKMTEPSGISNNIRYWSDIIKRQDRNIMEKLKLLKDEEEGRKEEFEKAVSAKIFTTVSALIDEKNEKSVVEEFQISEDDSLKERDIPVETGIIVHKILEYFSFPEDLKEAENEIEELFERFSGLITEDNRDKVRDISLEKLKRFIRSDAYKDISSSRIIFREMPFTLKEGGRYIEGKIDIVYEKNGVIYVGDYKTGRIKDEEKYRPQERYYTEVIKKIFPDREMKFRFIYLI; this is encoded by the coding sequence ATGGAAAGGATAAACTATATAGCCTCTGCTGGAACAGGGAAAACATATACACTTGTAGAAAAGATCGTTGATGAGTATATAATCAGAAAAAGGATAAATATAGATCAGGTATTTGTATCAACATTCACAGAGAAGGCCGCTTCAGAGCTGAAAAGCAGAATATACGCCAGAATAAAGGAGAAGATATACGAAAATCAGAAAAACCCTGATCAGCTTAAATTACTTTTCAGTAATTTCAGAAATGTCCAGCATAGCTATATAGGAACGATACACTCACTTCTCCTAAGGATACTCAAGGCAAATCCTGATAAATCAGGAATAACAGAGGATATCAAGGTTATTGATGATTTACAGCAGGAGGCCTTATTTTTTGAGAGCTTTGAGATCTTTCTTGAGAAAAACAGGGAGAGGGCTGGTATACTTGCTAACTATTTTTCAGGGAAGAATCAGATATACACAGTATTCAAGAACATATACGCCAATCTGTGGAAGATAGAAAGATACAGAAAAGAAAGTATAGAAGAACGTGAGGGGTATATAAAAAGGTTAAAAGAGAAAGCTCTAAAACTTTTGGATGATTTTATAAAGGATCACTACAGGGATTTTGTGGACAGTCAGGAATTTTTAAAAACCGATCTTAAGGATATCTATACAAAGATAAAGCAGGAAAGATTTACACAGATAAAGGTAGAGAAAAATAAAAACTTCCCAAAGCTTTTGAAACATAAAAATGTTAAAAATCACAGATCACTTAAAAGTTTAGATAAGGAAAAGGTATTAGAACTTGAGGATCAGCTTATAAACACTCTTGAAGAGTTGAGGAACAACGCCCTCTATTTAAACTTTCTTATTATTCTTGACAACTTTGATGAGTTTTTACAGATTTTTGAGGAGAAAAAGAGAGAAAACCATCTTATAACTTACAGCGATATAATTCTCAGATCAAAAGAGATCTTTTTGAGATACCCTGACCTTTTAGAGGAGTACAGGGAGAGGTTTAAGGCATTTTTTATAGACGAGTTTCAGGATACAGACCAGATACAGACAGATATAATAAGGATGCTTTCTGAAAGATCTGATCTTATCGTTTTTGGAGATCCAAAGCAGTGTATTTACGAGTGGAGATCAGCTGATCTGTACAACTATATAAGTTTCACAGAAGATTTTGAAGAAAGAACACTTAATGTTTGTTACAGAAGCGGTCCTTCTTTAGTGGGATTTTTTAATCTTTTTTTCGTGGAGAACGATTTTTTAAACAGGGATTACTCAAATAGGAAGGTGAAGGAGCTCTATCATCTTGAAGAGAAGTATATACCTGAACTTTTTTATTCGTCAGAAAAAAGTCTGGATATAACAGATCCTGTTGAGATAGTAAAAACCGAAAGTGATACAGAGCCTGTTGCCCTTGCAGAAAAGATAAAACAGCTCTTAAACTCAGGATACAGTCCTGAGGATATACTTGTTCTCTTCAGATCAAGAAGTAAAACTGATAGGTATATTCAGGAGCTGAGAAAATCAAATATACCTTTCATATCTTTCTTGAGTTCAAACTTTTACAACAGTGTTGAAGTTATAACAGTCCTTAATATTTTAAAGCTGATACAGTATCCTTACGATCAGCTTACACTTTTAAAAGTTTTGAAGTCTCCAGTTTTCAGTTTTTCAGATAAAGAGATTTATCAGATAAGAAATGATCTTTATATTGACAGAATACCCCAGCTAAAGGAGATAAAAAGATTAGAGGAGATAAAGGACAGCCTGAATATATCACAGATATTAGATCGTGTATACAGAGATCTGCCTGTTCTGGAGATATTTTCTCTTTATCCAGACGGCAAACAGAAAGTAGCAAATCTTGAGAAGCTGAAGTTTATCGCAGACAGACTTGAAGGTGAGAATTTCCAGCTGAGAGATTTTATACAGTTTTTAGAGGATAACAGGTATAAAGATGAAGAGGATGCTTTAATAACCACAGATGACAGATTTGTTAAAGTGATGACAATGCACAGATCAAAAGGTCTGGAAGCTAAGGTTGTTATAATCCCTGGACTCTCTGAAAGGATAAACAGAAGTACAAACGGTTTCTTCACTGTTGAAGATGAGATCATGGTAAGGATAAGAGATGATTACAACAGGGAGGTGGCAAGAACATTAAACTTTGATGAGGAAAAGGTAAAAAGAAAGATCTATCTTGAGGAAAAAAGACTTCTATATGTTGCTTTTACAAGGGCTAAAGAGAGGCTTATTCTGTTCTATTCAGGAAGCAAAGGGTATATGAATGAGATAGAGACTGTTATTGAGAGGATAAATGGTAAGGAAGTTACAGTTTACACACAGGATAGGAAACCTGTTAGTTTTAAACTTGAGATAAAAATGACTGAACCGTCTGGTATATCAAATAATATCAGGTACTGGAGCGATATCATTAAAAGACAGGACAGGAATATTATGGAAAAGTTAAAACTGTTAAAAGATGAGGAAGAGGGAAGAAAGGAAGAGTTTGAAAAGGCTGTATCAGCGAAGATTTTTACAACAGTCTCGGCTCTCATAGATGAGAAAAATGAAAAATCAGTTGTTGAGGAGTTTCAGATATCTGAGGATGACAGTTTAAAGGAAAGGGATATACCAGTTGAGACAGGGATTATTGTTCATAAGATTCTTGAGTATTTCAGTTTTCCTGAAGATCTGAAAGAGGCTGAAAATGAGATAGAGGAACTTTTTGAGAGATTTTCAGGACTTATAACAGAGGATAACAGGGATAAAGTAAGAGATATATCGTTAGAAAAATTGAAGAGATTTATCAGATCAGATGCCTACAAAGATATCTCCTCTTCAAGGATAATATTCAGGGAGATGCCTTTCACTTTAAAGGAAGGGGGGCGTTATATTGAAGGTAAGATAGATATTGTTTATGAGAAGAATGGAGTTATATATGTTGGGGACTACAAAACAGGAAGGATAAAAGATGAAGAGAAATACAGACCTCAGGAGAGATACTACACAGAGGTTATAAAAAAGATCTTTCCTGATAGGGAGATGAAGTTCAGATTTATCTACCTTATATAA